In Bacillus sp. DX3.1, the following proteins share a genomic window:
- a CDS encoding ABC transporter ATP-binding protein, which translates to MDTILQFKNLNYHYQSNNKKITILDNVNFSFQKGHFYTILGPSGSGKTTALSLASGLDIPRGGYVLYKGRDIRKIGLDTYRNQHVSIIFQSYNLITYMTALQNVVTAMEITGVNVKNKKERALELLGKVGLTEVEAKRKVLQLSGGQQQRVAIARALSCNVDLLIADELTGNLDQETSMEIIELFKELAHTENKCIIVVTHSQEVAKQSDKAVYLEKRNLVIKEL; encoded by the coding sequence ATGGACACTATTTTACAGTTCAAAAATCTGAATTACCATTATCAAAGTAATAATAAAAAAATTACCATATTAGATAATGTGAACTTTTCATTTCAAAAAGGACATTTTTATACCATTTTAGGACCATCGGGATCAGGAAAAACAACTGCACTTAGTTTAGCAAGTGGATTAGATATCCCAAGAGGTGGGTATGTATTATACAAAGGAAGAGATATACGGAAGATAGGCTTGGATACTTATCGAAACCAACATGTTTCGATTATCTTTCAATCATATAATCTCATTACGTATATGACCGCTCTTCAAAATGTAGTCACCGCAATGGAGATTACAGGGGTCAATGTGAAAAACAAAAAAGAAAGAGCGCTTGAGTTATTAGGTAAGGTAGGGCTGACAGAAGTAGAAGCAAAAAGAAAGGTATTACAGCTTAGTGGTGGTCAGCAACAGCGTGTGGCGATTGCTCGTGCATTATCTTGTAATGTAGATTTATTAATTGCGGATGAACTAACTGGGAATCTAGATCAAGAAACTTCCATGGAAATTATCGAGTTATTTAAAGAGCTTGCTCATACAGAAAATAAATGTATCATTGTAGTCACTCATTCACAAGAGGTGGCGAAACAATCAGATAAAGCGGTGTATCTCGAAAAAAGAAATTTAGTAATCAAAGAGTTATAA
- a CDS encoding HAMP domain-containing sensor histidine kinase — protein sequence MNNILEIMGIKRITYKLFLVTSVILLAFAVLIYLTLYFFLPTFYEQYKTDQIQTGIEEIIDKSKDLTFQNAIPLFDEYTQKNNAMIYLQNNEGTIIYSPSFSFIQGNTQAKLFAKTTPLGNSDNLRKSYDIQFQDVTLTLVVSATFQPIDEATQVLVRFIPYISIIVIVIGVGSAYLYSRFITKPLIYINEGAQKMANLDFSEKIEVRSMDELGELSNSLNDMSINLQQTMLDLQKANQQLKSDIEKERELETKRREFFAIVAHELKTPLTVMKGYLEGMIYNIGPYQNRDQYLKKNHQIIESMEQLVREILSMSKLEQHTFKLQLEEVNLSELINTITKDLGFFASQKDIQMIKQIDSDLFVYTDRILLEKACKNIIHNAIMYSPHGEEVYIKLTQNSKQNHIQMQVINTGVKIKEEDIQHIFEPFYRIEKSRNRNTGGSGLGLYIVQQIFEALFIMYSMKNTEQGVQFLVTIPLSIK from the coding sequence ATGAATAATATATTGGAAATCATGGGCATAAAGCGTATTACTTATAAACTTTTTCTTGTTACATCCGTTATTTTGCTAGCCTTTGCAGTCCTAATTTATTTAACGTTGTACTTCTTTCTCCCTACATTTTATGAACAGTATAAAACAGATCAGATTCAAACAGGAATAGAAGAAATAATTGATAAATCTAAGGATCTTACGTTTCAAAATGCAATACCCCTTTTTGATGAATACACACAAAAAAATAACGCAATGATCTATCTTCAAAATAATGAAGGAACAATTATTTATTCTCCTTCTTTCTCTTTTATTCAAGGAAATACCCAAGCAAAATTATTTGCTAAAACAACACCCTTAGGGAATTCAGATAACCTGCGCAAATCATATGATATTCAATTCCAAGATGTTACCCTAACGCTCGTAGTGTCCGCGACATTTCAACCTATTGATGAAGCCACGCAGGTCTTGGTGCGTTTCATTCCCTATATTAGTATCATTGTAATTGTTATTGGTGTAGGAAGTGCTTATTTATATTCGAGGTTCATTACAAAACCACTCATTTATATTAATGAGGGAGCACAAAAGATGGCAAACTTGGATTTTTCCGAAAAAATTGAGGTTCGTTCTATGGACGAATTAGGAGAACTATCCAATAGCTTGAATGATATGTCAATTAATTTACAACAAACTATGCTTGATTTACAAAAAGCGAATCAGCAATTAAAAAGCGATATCGAAAAAGAAAGAGAATTAGAAACAAAACGCAGGGAATTTTTTGCAATTGTAGCACATGAATTAAAGACTCCTCTCACTGTTATGAAAGGATACTTAGAAGGGATGATATATAATATTGGCCCGTATCAAAATCGCGATCAATACTTAAAGAAAAATCACCAAATTATTGAAAGTATGGAACAACTAGTTCGTGAGATTTTAAGCATGTCAAAATTAGAACAACATACCTTTAAACTGCAATTGGAAGAAGTAAATCTTTCGGAATTAATTAATACAATCACAAAAGATCTCGGATTTTTTGCTTCTCAAAAAGACATTCAAATGATAAAACAAATTGATTCTGACCTCTTTGTTTATACAGATCGTATTCTTTTAGAAAAAGCTTGTAAAAACATTATTCATAATGCGATTATGTATTCACCGCATGGCGAGGAAGTATATATAAAGCTAACTCAGAATTCAAAACAAAACCACATCCAAATGCAAGTCATCAATACAGGTGTAAAAATTAAAGAAGAAGATATACAACATATCTTCGAACCATTTTATCGAATCGAAAAATCACGAAATCGAAATACTGGCGGGAGTGGATTAGGGTTATATATTGTACAGCAAATTTTCGAAGCCCTTTTTATCATGTATTCTATGAAAAATACAGAACAAGGAGTGCAATTTTTAGTTACCATTCCATTATCCATAAAGTAA
- a CDS encoding ABC transporter permease, whose protein sequence is MNFIKRAFLSVQARKGKSLILFTVFVVVTNLVLAGFAIQNVSKTANDLARKKLGVDVTLGLDGDKFQQYALKQREERPNERIQRPEISTEEADKLAKSSYVKDFNYIKNDMGLADGYTPINNDKEGNAMIGSVDGSQRKMPNTSIEGVRTSDLLKEFKEGTYKVSKGRPITAEDKNKKVALVEEQLAEHNNLQVGDKLKIKTSDEISVIELEIIGIYKRSDVNSIEETAPPMMHLSNKVYVSYESLKGFSENEDMKGTPIDQAIYYLKDPDHIDAFKAEGKKTGIDFDLFKLDAHDALYQKMVGPIENIASTSKWIVYLVSITGSIILGLIIMLTIKERRRELGILLAIGEKKGKLIGQLLVEVLCIAVLAFGISIFTGGTVSQKMGDSLLQKEVTSSEERQQQEANNRGGSIAMFGMNNDQDQDVDPIDNIDVSVTSQDVLNLGGLGLGIAILSTILPALSILRLNPKEILLKDE, encoded by the coding sequence ATGAATTTTATCAAACGCGCATTTTTAAGTGTACAAGCAAGAAAGGGAAAATCTCTTATCTTATTCACTGTTTTTGTAGTTGTTACTAATTTAGTATTAGCAGGATTCGCAATACAAAATGTATCAAAAACAGCGAATGATCTCGCTAGAAAAAAATTAGGAGTTGACGTGACCCTAGGATTAGATGGAGATAAATTTCAACAATACGCATTAAAACAGAGGGAAGAACGTCCAAATGAAAGAATACAACGACCAGAAATTTCTACAGAAGAAGCAGATAAGTTAGCTAAATCATCATATGTAAAAGATTTCAACTATATAAAAAATGATATGGGTTTAGCAGATGGCTATACACCTATTAATAATGATAAAGAGGGAAACGCGATGATTGGATCCGTAGATGGAAGTCAAAGGAAAATGCCAAATACATCCATTGAAGGCGTGAGAACTTCTGATCTATTGAAAGAATTTAAAGAAGGAACGTATAAAGTTAGTAAGGGACGTCCAATAACAGCAGAAGATAAAAATAAGAAAGTGGCCCTAGTTGAAGAACAGTTAGCCGAACATAACAATCTACAAGTTGGTGATAAGTTAAAGATCAAAACATCAGATGAAATATCGGTAATAGAATTGGAAATCATAGGGATTTACAAAAGATCCGATGTGAATAGCATTGAGGAAACGGCACCGCCGATGATGCATCTATCTAATAAAGTATATGTTTCGTACGAATCATTGAAAGGATTTTCAGAAAATGAAGATATGAAGGGCACACCAATTGATCAAGCCATTTACTACTTAAAGGATCCAGATCATATCGATGCTTTTAAAGCAGAGGGAAAGAAAACAGGTATTGACTTTGATCTATTTAAACTAGATGCGCATGATGCATTATATCAAAAAATGGTAGGTCCTATTGAGAATATAGCATCCACTTCGAAATGGATTGTATACCTAGTCTCAATTACAGGATCCATTATCTTAGGTCTGATCATTATGTTGACCATAAAAGAACGACGGAGGGAATTAGGAATCTTACTGGCGATTGGTGAGAAAAAAGGGAAATTAATAGGACAACTCTTAGTAGAAGTATTATGTATAGCTGTTTTAGCATTTGGCATTTCTATATTTACAGGTGGAACAGTATCTCAAAAAATGGGAGACAGTTTATTACAGAAAGAAGTTACTTCTTCTGAAGAGCGACAACAGCAGGAAGCAAATAATCGAGGAGGATCAATTGCGATGTTTGGGATGAATAATGATCAAGATCAAGATGTGGATCCTATTGATAATATTGATGTAAGCGTAACATCTCAAGATGTGCTGAATTTAGGAGGATTAGGTTTAGGAATCGCAATCTTATCAACAATTCTTCCAGCATTATCGATTCTTCGATTGAATCCAAAAGAAATTTTATTAAAAGATGAATAG
- a CDS encoding spore germination protein codes for MRLSKQNAQKLKRQYGPISTTQLPDIKHIINQIFDQSADLVEHPLQLKTETHITLYYFEGLTDGIALKDNVIYPLLHRLDEDDKVFQSNIIATYTKEVFTWNEVIDSLLEGQSVLFMDGQLGALVINTKGWSERAVQEPVSEGAITGSHDGFIENASKNIGLIRRYIPSVELKIKKLLVGERATIPVYLIYLGDVANDTVIQEAETRIQEIQTDTVLSIGELSHYINDRLFTPFPQSLLSERPDAIANHILDGKVAILIDRSPIAMVIPVNLIGFFQTPDDYNVNWSIASFIRLLRFLGFFIAIFLPAVYIAIVSFHFEIIPLDLYISIAKSRVRVPFSPMIEALIMEITLEMLREAGVRLPQPIGQTIGIVGGIVIGQAAVQAGIVSNIMVIIVSITAIASFIVPNHDLSSCIRLIRFPMMLLAYVYGIVGIVSGTMILIAHIVTIKSFGTPYGVPLSPFRLKDLKNAFVHFPTPLLTTRPSASNPKQKKKKNLQSNKGDSNEQS; via the coding sequence ATGAGATTGTCTAAACAAAACGCTCAAAAATTAAAAAGACAATATGGTCCTATCTCTACAACACAGTTACCTGATATTAAGCACATAATAAATCAAATATTTGACCAAAGTGCTGATTTAGTTGAACATCCGTTACAATTAAAAACTGAAACACATATAACATTATATTATTTCGAAGGACTGACAGACGGTATTGCATTAAAAGATAATGTTATTTATCCATTACTACATAGGTTAGATGAGGATGATAAGGTATTTCAATCTAATATTATTGCGACATATACAAAAGAAGTTTTTACATGGAATGAAGTTATAGATAGCCTGTTAGAAGGACAAAGTGTGTTATTTATGGATGGACAGCTAGGTGCACTTGTTATTAATACAAAAGGGTGGTCTGAAAGGGCAGTACAAGAACCAGTTTCAGAAGGTGCTATTACAGGATCACATGATGGTTTTATAGAAAATGCCTCCAAAAATATAGGATTGATTCGCCGCTATATCCCTTCTGTAGAATTAAAAATTAAAAAATTACTGGTAGGAGAACGTGCAACTATTCCTGTCTATTTAATTTATTTAGGAGACGTAGCTAATGATACTGTTATTCAAGAAGCAGAAACAAGAATACAAGAAATTCAAACAGATACGGTTCTTAGTATAGGGGAGCTTTCTCATTACATTAATGATCGTCTTTTTACACCATTTCCACAAAGTTTATTAAGTGAACGTCCAGATGCAATTGCAAATCATATCCTTGATGGGAAAGTTGCAATCTTAATTGATCGATCTCCAATTGCAATGGTGATTCCTGTGAATTTAATAGGGTTCTTTCAAACACCTGATGATTATAATGTTAATTGGAGTATTGCCTCTTTCATACGTTTACTGCGATTTTTAGGTTTCTTTATTGCAATTTTTTTACCAGCCGTATACATTGCTATCGTTTCTTTTCATTTTGAAATTATACCATTAGATTTATATATATCTATCGCAAAATCGAGAGTTAGGGTACCTTTTTCTCCTATGATAGAAGCGTTAATTATGGAAATCACTCTAGAAATGCTGCGTGAAGCTGGAGTACGCTTACCACAGCCTATCGGACAAACCATTGGCATTGTGGGTGGTATTGTAATTGGTCAAGCGGCTGTTCAGGCAGGCATTGTGAGTAATATTATGGTGATAATCGTTTCTATTACTGCCATTGCGTCTTTTATTGTTCCAAATCATGACTTATCTAGTTGTATTCGTCTCATTCGTTTTCCCATGATGCTGTTAGCTTATGTTTATGGAATTGTAGGTATTGTGAGTGGAACAATGATATTAATCGCACATATTGTTACGATAAAATCGTTTGGTACACCATATGGCGTCCCTCTATCTCCATTCCGACTAAAGGATTTAAAAAACGCATTTGTTCATTTTCCAACTCCATTACTTACAACTCGTCCATCGGCATCTAATCCAAAACAAAAGAAAAAGAAAAACCTACAATCTAACAAAGGTGATTCTAATGAACAATCCTAA
- a CDS encoding beta-lactamase family protein — translation MGVTSVEAAHQNLLGPNNPKEVETFIDQIVSEGMDQQHVPGAVFVVVKDGKVVLQKGYGYADKEKQTPVDATNTVFRLASVSKVFTATAVMQLVEQGKIDLHTDITNYLGGLTYKNNFSEPVTMENLLTHTTGFDYVDPRPDDIHENINQYTRLQDYVEKNMPAVVRKPGDSFTYDNFASMLQGYIVQNTSGMPFYKYMAANIFNPLQMQNSSFVMTPFIEKKLATGYKENGEAIPFYEIKPTDMPQGSMFSTGSDVANFMIAQLNDGKRNDKQILKKESVQEMHKTRYAVHPKYPNMAYGFEFFSPQNHNGQYVFGKGGDIPGFSSLMWLIPEQKTGVFVVYNTNSSQFRDQLFKKFMNHYFPDSSPKPEVLNPSKEELKKFEGYYRDLRIKNVITRVEASEGKLIVSDKFNGKQKLKQLDPLLFQDETGQYMAFKLNKDGTIKEMIYWNSSSTALKLSEPKRFQDVGTDNAYAPYIDSLQLMDILQAKEGESFVPEDTMTRGEFASWLSNTLYFTPPSKNPAVFPDVEGHPYAAHIQKLYELGVLREKEGENFSPDREITRQEAAWLAWSYIKTVQLPPPTQEVTLKGETDDWAIEAVKNIVAYHFTGPEVVYNQDGSADYLSKQQIKRQEAAALLYYVMLCS, via the coding sequence ATGGGTGTGACATCAGTAGAAGCAGCCCATCAAAATTTGCTGGGACCCAATAATCCGAAAGAAGTTGAAACATTTATTGATCAAATTGTTTCGGAAGGAATGGATCAACAACATGTTCCAGGTGCTGTTTTTGTCGTTGTAAAAGATGGAAAGGTAGTATTGCAAAAAGGATATGGATATGCTGATAAAGAAAAGCAAACACCGGTTGATGCAACAAATACAGTTTTTCGTCTAGCCTCGGTTTCAAAAGTATTTACTGCTACGGCAGTTATGCAACTGGTGGAGCAAGGAAAGATTGATCTTCACACAGATATTACGAATTATTTGGGAGGACTTACGTATAAAAATAATTTTAGTGAACCAGTTACGATGGAGAACTTGTTAACTCATACAACGGGATTTGATTATGTTGATCCAAGACCGGATGATATACATGAGAATATTAATCAATATACCCGTCTACAAGATTATGTCGAGAAAAATATGCCTGCGGTTGTACGCAAGCCAGGGGATAGTTTCACATATGACAACTTCGCTTCTATGCTCCAAGGATATATCGTACAAAACACTTCTGGTATGCCATTCTATAAATATATGGCTGCAAATATTTTCAACCCACTACAGATGCAAAACAGTAGCTTTGTAATGACTCCTTTTATTGAGAAAAAACTTGCGACTGGCTATAAGGAAAATGGAGAAGCTATTCCTTTTTATGAAATTAAACCAACAGATATGCCACAAGGTAGTATGTTTTCTACTGGAAGTGATGTTGCAAATTTTATGATTGCACAATTAAATGATGGAAAACGAAATGATAAACAGATTTTAAAGAAAGAATCTGTTCAAGAAATGCATAAGACTCGGTATGCTGTACATCCCAAATATCCCAATATGGCGTATGGTTTTGAATTTTTCTCTCCTCAAAATCATAATGGGCAATATGTGTTTGGAAAAGGTGGAGATATACCAGGTTTTTCTTCATTAATGTGGTTAATACCTGAACAAAAGACAGGAGTTTTTGTTGTATACAATACAAATTCTTCTCAGTTTCGAGATCAACTATTTAAAAAGTTCATGAATCATTATTTTCCGGACTCGTCACCGAAACCAGAAGTTTTAAACCCTTCGAAAGAAGAATTGAAAAAGTTTGAGGGATACTATCGTGACTTGCGAATAAAAAATGTTATTACAAGAGTAGAAGCAAGTGAAGGTAAATTAATAGTAAGTGATAAGTTTAATGGTAAACAGAAACTCAAACAATTGGATCCATTACTGTTTCAAGATGAAACGGGACAATATATGGCTTTTAAATTGAATAAAGATGGAACCATAAAAGAAATGATTTATTGGAATTCTTCTAGTACAGCATTGAAACTATCGGAACCGAAACGATTTCAAGATGTAGGTACTGATAATGCGTATGCACCTTATATTGATTCCTTGCAACTCATGGATATTCTACAAGCGAAGGAAGGCGAGAGCTTTGTACCAGAGGACACGATGACACGTGGAGAATTTGCATCTTGGTTATCAAACACATTATATTTTACACCACCGTCTAAAAACCCTGCTGTTTTCCCAGATGTGGAAGGACATCCGTATGCAGCGCATATCCAAAAATTATATGAGTTAGGTGTATTAAGAGAAAAAGAGGGTGAAAACTTTTCACCAGATCGCGAAATTACAAGGCAAGAAGCAGCTTGGCTTGCTTGGAGCTATATTAAAACGGTGCAATTGCCACCTCCGACACAAGAAGTAACTTTAAAAGGAGAAACGGATGACTGGGCAATTGAGGCTGTTAAAAATATTGTAGCATATCATTTTACTGGTCCTGAAGTTGTGTATAACCAAGATGGTTCAGCCGATTACCTATCTAAACAGCAGATAAAACGGCAAGAAGCGGCAGCACTGCTTTATTATGTGATGCTATGTAGTTAA
- a CDS encoding Ger(x)C family spore germination protein has protein sequence MIKKQVYIIISTCFIFLSGCNGRVILENVSLILLIGVDKAPEGNLIVGTSTALFKTKNGKNTTEELVEAPSMYSGFSKMDVKTTGLLTSAKAEVLLVGKNLAQKNHWVNELDPLLRDPYSSSNIQILLVNGTIKEIFNLKVKESDSLPMHIKKLIHSSIHDNRTVSTSIQELNRQQNEEGMTQTMPLIKREKDKIRVEGIGFLNNKGRYVTHMAGKDVPLYNLLNNKNNRGRMIFHITLNRSKNHQHQIVTALVENAKRKINVAYKGGKFHFDIDIGMDLSIIERTHAKSSMTVNKQQQETIKLEHQIKEQVNKQLMNIINKMQKHELDPLGLSMYAKAYQYKEWETTKKDWVKVLSKSDIHITTDIKIQNIGVIR, from the coding sequence ATGATAAAAAAACAGGTATATATAATCATATCAACATGTTTTATCTTTCTTTCTGGATGTAATGGGCGTGTGATATTAGAAAATGTTTCTTTAATTTTGTTAATCGGTGTTGATAAAGCACCTGAAGGAAATCTAATTGTGGGCACGAGTACGGCTCTCTTTAAAACTAAAAACGGAAAAAATACTACAGAGGAATTAGTTGAAGCCCCCTCTATGTATAGTGGGTTTTCAAAAATGGATGTAAAAACTACTGGTTTGTTGACTTCAGCAAAAGCGGAAGTGCTGTTAGTGGGTAAAAATTTAGCCCAAAAAAATCATTGGGTGAATGAACTTGATCCGCTTTTACGGGATCCATATAGTTCTTCAAATATACAAATATTATTAGTGAATGGGACAATAAAAGAAATATTTAATTTAAAAGTAAAAGAGAGTGATTCTCTTCCTATGCATATAAAAAAGTTAATACATTCCTCTATTCATGATAACAGAACTGTTTCTACAAGCATTCAAGAATTAAATAGGCAACAAAATGAAGAAGGAATGACCCAAACTATGCCTTTAATTAAAAGAGAAAAAGATAAAATTCGAGTAGAAGGCATTGGATTTTTAAATAATAAAGGAAGATATGTAACACATATGGCCGGGAAAGATGTTCCTTTATATAATCTCTTAAATAACAAGAACAATCGTGGACGTATGATATTTCATATAACTCTCAATCGTTCTAAAAATCACCAACATCAAATTGTCACCGCATTAGTAGAAAATGCAAAAAGAAAAATCAATGTTGCTTATAAAGGTGGGAAATTCCACTTTGATATAGATATAGGCATGGATTTATCCATTATTGAAAGGACCCATGCTAAATCTAGTATGACTGTTAATAAACAACAACAAGAAACTATAAAATTAGAACATCAAATAAAAGAACAAGTGAATAAACAATTAATGAATATTATTAATAAAATGCAAAAGCATGAACTAGACCCGTTAGGTTTAAGTATGTATGCCAAAGCATATCAATATAAAGAGTGGGAAACGACAAAAAAAGATTGGGTAAAGGTTTTATCTAAATCTGATATACATATTACTACAGATATAAAAATCCAAAATATTGGGGTTATAAGATGA
- a CDS encoding endospore germination permease — MNNPKMARLTLIQYILFIHSIQTASGLLVLPNTVVATAGTDGWISIVLGWIVTNIVGVLIIFTMNKNPNMNFFDLMIQCFGKWLGKLMILLYSFYLAFAGVNTLLKVIDMVKVWIFPSMPSYQIIILLIIPFYILARDGIQAIARYNEFVFLCTLMLPAILLLSLKSGYYPLHLLPVIKHGWFPVLQGVKEMITPYAGLEIAYFLYPFLQKKEKAVTGIIIANTLTMLLMLYVTILCFLHFSPEGMHTLIWPVFYLLKGIRFAFLERFEIIYTSYYLLVFSTTFIPYLYFATYSVTAISKKIHYNKVLISFILIIISIFFFLRLNSNQFIYVYEFTDKLNLIFFIIIPILLYIYVHISNMHIRRKHQ; from the coding sequence ATGAACAATCCTAAAATGGCAAGATTAACACTTATACAATATATTTTATTTATTCATTCCATACAAACTGCATCTGGTCTATTAGTACTGCCTAATACTGTTGTAGCTACTGCTGGTACAGATGGTTGGATTTCTATTGTTTTAGGGTGGATAGTTACAAATATAGTTGGAGTTCTTATTATTTTCACTATGAATAAAAATCCAAACATGAATTTTTTTGATTTAATGATTCAATGTTTTGGTAAGTGGCTAGGTAAACTTATGATACTCTTATATAGTTTTTATTTAGCTTTTGCAGGGGTTAATACTTTACTAAAAGTAATTGATATGGTAAAAGTATGGATTTTTCCATCCATGCCCTCTTATCAAATTATTATATTGTTGATCATTCCCTTTTATATTTTAGCTAGAGATGGCATACAAGCAATTGCAAGATATAATGAATTTGTGTTTTTATGTACCTTGATGTTACCTGCAATTCTTTTGTTATCGTTAAAAAGTGGTTATTATCCTCTTCACCTGCTCCCAGTAATAAAACATGGATGGTTTCCGGTTTTGCAGGGGGTAAAAGAAATGATTACGCCCTATGCCGGGTTGGAAATAGCATATTTTTTGTACCCTTTTTTACAAAAAAAAGAAAAGGCAGTTACAGGAATTATTATAGCGAATACATTAACAATGCTATTGATGCTATATGTAACCATTCTATGCTTTTTACATTTTAGCCCAGAGGGAATGCATACCCTTATTTGGCCTGTGTTTTATTTATTGAAAGGTATTCGGTTTGCATTTTTAGAAAGATTCGAAATCATTTACACTTCTTATTATTTATTAGTATTTTCTACTACATTTATCCCTTATTTATATTTTGCTACGTATTCCGTTACAGCTATTTCTAAAAAAATTCATTATAACAAAGTCCTAATCAGTTTCATTCTAATAATCATTTCTATATTCTTTTTCCTTAGATTAAATTCAAATCAATTTATATATGTATATGAATTTACGGATAAATTAAACCTTATTTTCTTTATAATAATTCCAATACTGTTGTATATATATGTACATATCTCCAACATGCATATCAGGAGGAAACACCAATGA
- a CDS encoding DUF2332 domain-containing protein, which produces MLSLEQISNLFRNFSVKECKGSSDLYEHLSLQISEDSELLALASHAQPGQPIPNLLLGAVHYLLLKGNNHVLKQYYASIVPNPEKNMVHSFKHFKDFCELHKDEIILILKTKLVQTNEVRRCAYLYPSFCYMYNQVKKPLSLIEIGTSAGLQLLWDQYCYSYGTEEMYGNENSSVHLKSEIKGENQPFLLQHSPPVAERIGLDLHINDVSNTEDYLWLRSLIWPEHKERLEMFDHAATCLKEQSVKLIEGDGVSLLSEIVEQIPEDSVICIFHTHVANQIPEHIKHELVEQVKKIGNSRDVFHLYNNMWDRDLHLDYFINGKEYNETVGETDGHARWFSWKLEDKSLC; this is translated from the coding sequence ATGCTTAGTTTAGAACAAATTTCCAACTTATTTAGGAACTTTTCTGTTAAAGAATGCAAAGGATCAAGTGATTTATATGAGCACTTATCATTACAAATTTCTGAGGACAGTGAATTGCTTGCACTAGCTTCACATGCTCAGCCAGGACAACCCATTCCGAATTTGTTACTTGGGGCAGTTCACTATTTATTACTGAAAGGAAATAACCATGTATTAAAACAATACTATGCTAGTATCGTCCCAAATCCTGAAAAAAATATGGTACATTCTTTTAAACACTTTAAAGATTTTTGTGAATTGCACAAAGACGAGATTATTTTAATATTAAAAACAAAGTTGGTACAAACGAATGAAGTAAGACGTTGTGCGTATTTGTATCCTAGTTTTTGTTATATGTATAATCAGGTGAAAAAGCCGTTATCATTAATTGAAATTGGCACAAGTGCAGGTTTACAGCTGTTATGGGATCAATATTGTTATTCGTATGGAACAGAAGAAATGTATGGAAATGAAAATTCTAGTGTTCACTTGAAATCTGAAATAAAAGGTGAGAATCAGCCATTTCTATTACAACATAGTCCACCTGTAGCAGAAAGAATAGGACTAGATTTACATATAAATGATGTATCTAATACGGAAGACTATTTATGGTTACGTTCGCTCATTTGGCCTGAACATAAAGAGAGACTTGAAATGTTTGATCATGCTGCTACTTGTTTAAAAGAGCAATCTGTAAAACTAATAGAAGGGGATGGGGTCTCTCTTCTTTCAGAAATTGTAGAACAAATTCCGGAAGACTCGGTAATTTGTATATTCCATACACATGTAGCGAATCAAATACCTGAACATATAAAACATGAACTAGTGGAGCAGGTTAAGAAGATTGGCAATTCACGTGATGTGTTTCATCTCTATAACAATATGTGGGATAGAGACCTTCATCTTGATTACTTTATAAACGGGAAAGAATATAACGAAACAGTTGGGGAAACAGATGGACATGCGCGTTGGTTTAGTTGGAAGCTAGAAGATAAATCGTTATGCTAG